The DNA window TGCGGAACAAAAACGTCCCCTCACCCCCAAACCCCTCCATCGGCGGTACGAACGGACGGGAACCGGTGGCAATGATCAAATGATCATAGGTTTCTTCGAGCGGCCCTGCCAGCAAGGACCCTTCAGTGTGCACGGCATAGGCCGCGGCCTGCGGATGCAGCTGACGGGCAGTGACCGTTTTACGCCCGGTGTCAATGTGGACGGCTTTAAAACCCGCGTGCAGGGTGATATTATTTTCCTTATACCAGCTTAAAGGATTGATAAAAATATCACTGGCTTCCTGCGTCTGGTTGAGAACATTGCTCAATAAAATGCGGTTATAATTGCCGTAGGGTTCCGCGCCGAACATGACAAAATCAAACCGGCCCGGCGCCCTCCCTAAAATTTCTTCGACCACCCTGGCCCCGGCCATGCCATTGCCGATCACAACGATCTTTTTCTTGTTCATGCCTGTCCTGATCTGTTCCATAAAGATCCTTCACCAAATAAAAAATCCTTAACCGCCACCGGTCAACGGTGGCAATTAAGGACGTCCGCGCCCAAAAATTCTCTTAAGGCCTCAAGGCCTTAACACAAATAAAAAATCCTCCCCCAAAACGTCATTGTTTTAAGAGAGGACATCTTTGCCCTTTCAATCCATCTGATGTAAGGTTACAACCTAATTATGGCTTTGTCAAATAAAAAAGTGATTAATCCGGCGAGGCGGGCTTGATCTTGGCCAGGCGTTCCTTGATCCTGGCCTCGTAACCCTGGTCGGTGGGCTGGTAATAGGACACGGGATGCGGCATGTATTCCTGGTCAACATAATGACCGGGATAGTCGTGGGCGTATTTGTATCCCTCTCCCCGGCCGAGCTTTTTTGCGCCTTTGTAATGGGTGTCTTTGAGCGATGTTGGCACAGGCCTGGTGCGGTTTTGGCGGACATCCTCAAGGGCTTTATCAATGCCTAAATACACCGCGTTGGACTTGGGCGCGCAGGCCACATACACCGCGGCATGGGCCAAAATGATGCGCGCTTCCGGCATGCCGACGAATTGGGCGGCTTGCATGGCCGCTGTCGCGAGCACCAAGGCCTGCGGGTCGGCATTGCCCACGTCCTCGCTGGCGCAAATGCAGATGCGCCGGGCCAGAAAACGCGGGTCTTCCCCGGCATGAAGCATCTTGGCCATCCAGTACAAAGCCGCGTCCGGGTCAGAGCCGCGCATGGATTTGATGAATGCCGAGATGGTGTCGTAATGCGCGTCGCCGTCAGCGTCATAATTGATCTGTTTTCTTTGCACCGACTGCTCGGCAACAGCCACGGTCAAAGGCACGATGCCGTCAGAATTCTTAGGCGTGCTTAAGACCGCCACTTCCAGAGCATTGAGCCCCCGGCGGGCATCGCCATCACAAATTTCCGCCAAAAATTCCAAGGCGCCGGGTTCGGGACGGACGTCCAGAAAACCAAGGCCGCGTTCGGCATCGCTCAAAGCCCGACGCAACAATACAAGCATGTCTTCTTTGCTGATGGGTTCCAGTTCAAAAACCAGGGAACGGGACAATAAAGGGCCGATAAGGGCGAAAGAAGGATTAAACACCGTAGCGCCGATGAGGATGATGTTGCCTTCCTCGATGTCCGGCATGAGCACGTCCTGCTGGGCTTTGTTGAAACGGTGGATCTCGTCAATAAAAAGGATGGTCTTGCCCCCGGTGGTGCGGCGGCGGTTCTGGGCCGCGGCGATCACCCGGCGCATCTCCTCAACGTTGGACGCCACCGCGTTGAGCCGCTCAAAATGACTTTGGGTTTTATGACTGATGCATAAAGCCAATGTGGTCTTGCCCGTACCCGGCGGGCCGTACAGGATGAGCGAAGAAATGCGGTCCGCCTCAATGGCGCGGGTCAACAGTTGGCCGGGGCCCAAAATGTGCTTTTGCCCCACGAATTCATCCAATGAACGCGGACGCATCCGGGCGCTTAAAGGAGAATCTTTAGTATCAACGGGAAGGTCAGAGGAGAATAGATTGGTCGGGGACATCATAAATGTCCCCGCTATGCCGTCGGACTGGTGTAATGAGAACCATCGTTCTCAAGGTGGGTGGCCGGTATGGGTCCGCCAAGGCGAAACGCAGGTGACCAGCCCCCATTGTATTGTTTTGTGGTTCAATACATCGCAGTCCTAACGCACACTGCAGGGACAATTATTATTATAACACGTTACGCGCAGAGTGCAATGAAGGACTATCGGAGGGTGGCGCCTAGATCGTGGACCAAGGCATCAAGGATATTCTG is part of the Candidatus Omnitrophota bacterium genome and encodes:
- a CDS encoding FAD-dependent oxidoreductase; this translates as MEQIRTGMNKKKIVVIGNGMAGARVVEEILGRAPGRFDFVMFGAEPYGNYNRILLSNVLNQTQEASDIFINPLSWYKENNITLHAGFKAVHIDTGRKTVTARQLHPQAAAYAVHTEGSLLAGPLEETYDHLIIATGSRPFVPPMEGFGGEGTFLFR
- a CDS encoding replication-associated recombination protein A produces the protein MMSPTNLFSSDLPVDTKDSPLSARMRPRSLDEFVGQKHILGPGQLLTRAIEADRISSLILYGPPGTGKTTLALCISHKTQSHFERLNAVASNVEEMRRVIAAAQNRRRTTGGKTILFIDEIHRFNKAQQDVLMPDIEEGNIILIGATVFNPSFALIGPLLSRSLVFELEPISKEDMLVLLRRALSDAERGLGFLDVRPEPGALEFLAEICDGDARRGLNALEVAVLSTPKNSDGIVPLTVAVAEQSVQRKQINYDADGDAHYDTISAFIKSMRGSDPDAALYWMAKMLHAGEDPRFLARRICICASEDVGNADPQALVLATAAMQAAQFVGMPEARIILAHAAVYVACAPKSNAVYLGIDKALEDVRQNRTRPVPTSLKDTHYKGAKKLGRGEGYKYAHDYPGHYVDQEYMPHPVSYYQPTDQGYEARIKERLAKIKPASPD